From the genome of Geminocystis herdmanii PCC 6308, one region includes:
- a CDS encoding LptF/LptG family permease: MEKEPKFQLSLPQISVMDRYITIELLLPFLFGIGLFTSLGLSIGTLFELIRKVTESGLLLTVALKILLLRMPEFIALAFPMSVLLATLMAYSRLSSDSEIIALKSIGVNVYRLVIPAILLSLVVTGITFFINDVVSPSANRQATLTLQKALDRVRPTFKDRNILYPEYTTVEHEDGSRHSVLVRLFYAEEFNGEQMKDLTILDLSRDGVNQILTSKTATWNIGENVWDFFNGTIYLISPDGAYRNIVRFEHQQLALSRAPLDLAQRPPSYDEMSIAQAREHLKIVKLEANEKEIRKILVRIQGKISLPFVCVVFGLIGAALGVRPQNTNKATSFGICVGLIFSYYLLSFVSESMGIWGILTPFMAAWLPNFLGLGTGTWLLIQSAK, encoded by the coding sequence ATGGAAAAAGAACCCAAATTCCAACTATCTTTACCCCAAATATCAGTGATGGATCGATACATCACGATCGAACTATTATTACCCTTTCTCTTTGGTATCGGGCTATTTACCTCTTTAGGATTGTCCATCGGCACACTCTTTGAACTAATCCGCAAAGTAACTGAATCAGGGCTATTATTAACCGTTGCCTTAAAAATTTTACTGCTGAGAATGCCCGAATTTATTGCTCTTGCATTCCCCATGTCAGTATTACTCGCCACCCTCATGGCTTATAGCCGTTTATCTAGCGATAGCGAAATTATTGCTCTAAAAAGTATCGGTGTCAACGTTTATCGTCTAGTGATTCCAGCGATTCTTTTAAGCCTAGTTGTCACAGGAATAACCTTTTTTATTAATGATGTAGTGAGTCCATCTGCCAATCGACAAGCCACCCTAACCCTGCAAAAAGCCTTAGACAGAGTGCGTCCCACCTTTAAAGATCGTAATATATTATATCCAGAATACACCACCGTAGAACATGAAGATGGTAGTCGTCATTCAGTGCTAGTTCGTTTGTTCTATGCGGAAGAATTTAACGGAGAGCAGATGAAAGATTTAACAATTTTAGACCTTTCCAGAGACGGAGTAAACCAGATTTTAACCTCAAAAACCGCCACATGGAATATTGGAGAAAATGTTTGGGATTTTTTCAACGGTACAATTTATCTAATTTCTCCCGATGGAGCATACCGTAACATAGTTCGTTTTGAACATCAACAATTAGCCTTATCAAGAGCGCCTTTAGACTTAGCCCAAAGACCACCAAGTTATGATGAAATGAGTATAGCCCAAGCTAGGGAACATTTAAAAATCGTCAAATTAGAAGCCAACGAAAAAGAAATTCGTAAAATTTTAGTTAGAATTCAAGGGAAAATATCCCTTCCTTTTGTCTGTGTAGTGTTCGGTTTAATCGGTGCTGCTTTGGGAGTGCGTCCTCAAAACACCAATAAAGCTACCAGTTTTGGTATTTGTGTCGGTTTAATTTTCTCTTATTATTTACTGTCTTTTGTCAGTGAATCTATGGGCATTTGGGGCATCTTAACCCCTTTTATGGCGGCATGGTTGCCCAACTTCTTGGGTTTAGGTACGGGGACATGGTTATTGATTCAATCAGCTAAATAA
- the lptB gene encoding LPS export ABC transporter ATP-binding protein, which yields MKLLLDNVHKYYGKRCIVNRVNVKVSQGEIVGLLGPNGAGKTTTFYIATGLVKPNEGNVYLDEDNITKLQLNKRAKLGIGYLTQQASIFRNLTVKENIELVLEQTNASSRFRKMRLEQLISEFRLDKVVDTQGSQVSGGERRRTELARALAVGKDGPRFLLLDEPFAGVDPIAVSEIQDIIAGLKDRGMGILITDHNVRETLAITNRSYIMREGQILASGTGEELYNNPLVRQYYLGDNFQV from the coding sequence ATGAAATTATTATTAGATAATGTCCATAAATACTATGGCAAAAGATGTATTGTTAATCGGGTTAACGTTAAGGTTTCTCAAGGAGAAATAGTCGGTTTATTAGGACCTAATGGAGCTGGTAAAACCACCACTTTTTATATTGCTACAGGTTTAGTCAAGCCTAACGAGGGTAATGTTTATTTAGATGAAGATAATATTACTAAATTACAGTTAAATAAACGAGCTAAATTAGGTATTGGTTACTTAACCCAACAAGCTAGTATTTTTAGAAATTTGACCGTCAAAGAAAATATAGAGTTAGTGTTAGAACAAACAAATGCTTCTTCCCGTTTTCGCAAAATGCGTTTAGAACAATTAATCTCAGAATTTCGTTTGGATAAAGTAGTGGATACCCAAGGTTCTCAGGTTTCAGGGGGGGAAAGACGTAGAACCGAGTTAGCAAGGGCGTTAGCCGTGGGAAAAGATGGTCCGAGATTTTTATTGTTAGATGAACCTTTTGCTGGGGTTGATCCCATTGCAGTATCAGAAATTCAAGACATTATCGCCGGACTAAAAGATCGAGGTATGGGTATCTTAATTACAGATCATAATGTGCGAGAAACTTTAGCTATTACCAATCGATCGTATATCATGAGAGAAGGTCAAATCTTAGCATCAGGTACGGGAGAAGAACTTTACAATAACCCCCTCGTCAGACAATATTATTTAGGAGATAATTTTCAAGTCTAA
- the rpmE gene encoding 50S ribosomal protein L31 produces MPKEGIHPQWYADAKVICNGEEVMRVGSTQPEINVEVWSGNHPFYTGTQKIIDTEGRVDRFLRKYGMLSKENSEAETK; encoded by the coding sequence ATGCCAAAAGAAGGAATACACCCCCAATGGTATGCCGATGCGAAAGTTATTTGTAACGGTGAAGAAGTTATGCGTGTTGGTTCTACTCAACCTGAAATTAATGTAGAGGTTTGGTCTGGTAATCATCCTTTCTACACTGGTACTCAAAAAATCATTGATACTGAAGGTAGGGTCGATCGATTCTTGCGTAAATACGGTATGCTGAGTAAAGAAAATTCTGAAGCTGAGACAAAATAG
- the rpsI gene encoding 30S ribosomal protein S9, translating to MSNKVVYLGTGRRKSSVARVRLVPGTGAVKVNNREGSEYFQQIQDYIQALKAPLETLGLENEYDILVNSHGGGLTGQSDAVKLGVARALCQLDPENRQPLKAEGYLTRDPRAKERKKYGLHKARKAPQYSKR from the coding sequence ATGTCTAACAAAGTAGTTTATCTTGGTACAGGTCGTCGTAAGTCTTCCGTTGCCAGAGTTCGCCTTGTACCCGGTACAGGAGCAGTCAAAGTTAATAATCGTGAAGGTTCGGAATATTTTCAACAAATTCAAGATTATATTCAAGCCTTAAAAGCTCCTCTTGAAACTTTGGGGTTAGAAAATGAGTATGATATTTTAGTCAATTCCCATGGCGGTGGTTTAACTGGACAGTCGGATGCGGTTAAATTAGGGGTTGCCCGTGCATTATGTCAGCTCGATCCTGAGAATCGTCAACCTTTGAAAGCGGAAGGTTACTTAACTCGTGATCCCCGTGCTAAAGAACGTAAGAAGTATGGTTTACATAAAGCTCGTAAAGCTCCTCAATACTCTAAACGTTAA
- the rplM gene encoding 50S ribosomal protein L13 — translation MNKTIVPKLEDIEKKWFIVDAQDQRLGRLATEIANVLRGKNKPTFTPHLDTGDFVIVVNAEKVVVTGKKGEQKLYRRHSGRPGGMKTETFDKLQKRIPERIIETAVKGMLPKNSLGRTLFTKLKVYTGSNHPHSAQKPEVLTINTIPGGDK, via the coding sequence ATGAATAAAACAATAGTTCCTAAACTAGAAGATATAGAAAAAAAATGGTTTATTGTTGATGCTCAAGATCAACGCCTCGGCAGATTAGCCACTGAAATTGCTAATGTTTTAAGAGGAAAAAATAAACCGACTTTCACCCCTCACTTAGATACAGGGGATTTTGTCATTGTTGTTAATGCCGAAAAAGTAGTTGTTACTGGTAAAAAAGGCGAACAAAAACTTTATCGCCGTCACTCAGGGCGCCCCGGTGGGATGAAAACGGAAACTTTTGATAAGTTACAAAAACGTATCCCTGAAAGAATTATCGAAACGGCTGTTAAGGGTATGTTACCTAAGAATAGTTTAGGTAGAACTTTGTTTACTAAACTTAAAGTTTATACTGGTTCTAATCATCCTCATTCAGCCCAAAAACCTGAAGTTTTAACCATTAATACTATCCCCGGAGGAGATAAATAA
- the truA gene encoding tRNA pseudouridine(38-40) synthase TruA: MSNETQDTKRIALVIQYLGTNYHGWQRQPNYKTVQEEIENAIALIVGHSVTIHGAGRTDSGVHGAAQVAHFNVNSAVPPDRWAKVLNGCLPDDILIRASAQVANDWHACFSALYRRYRYTIYTGKVPNLFLQPFSWHYYHQPLDESLIQQALNPLLGVHDLSAFRRAGSKRLHSVLEVQEVCCDRKEDLIHIEIQASGFLYGMVRLLVGMLVEVGTRKKSLSEFQDIWLDRRRDLVKYSAPAKGLCLLRVGYQDFPIPESIWFNTQPIFTFS; the protein is encoded by the coding sequence ATGAGTAATGAAACCCAAGACACAAAAAGAATTGCTTTAGTAATTCAGTATTTAGGTACTAATTATCATGGTTGGCAAAGACAGCCTAATTATAAGACTGTTCAAGAGGAAATCGAAAATGCCATCGCCTTAATTGTGGGTCATTCTGTCACTATTCATGGTGCAGGAAGAACCGATAGCGGTGTTCATGGGGCGGCACAAGTAGCCCATTTTAATGTTAATTCTGCTGTACCGCCCGATCGTTGGGCAAAAGTCCTCAATGGATGTTTACCTGATGATATTTTGATTAGGGCATCGGCACAAGTAGCAAATGATTGGCACGCTTGTTTTTCAGCGTTATATCGACGTTATCGTTATACTATATATACTGGTAAAGTTCCCAATCTATTTTTACAACCGTTTAGTTGGCACTACTATCATCAGCCTTTAGATGAATCTTTGATTCAACAAGCGCTTAATCCTTTACTGGGAGTTCACGATCTGAGTGCTTTTCGTAGAGCAGGTTCTAAACGTTTACACTCAGTTTTAGAAGTGCAAGAGGTTTGTTGCGATCGAAAAGAAGACCTGATACATATTGAAATACAAGCTAGTGGTTTTTTATATGGTATGGTCAGATTATTGGTGGGGATGTTAGTAGAAGTGGGTACAAGAAAAAAGTCTTTGTCAGAGTTTCAAGATATTTGGCTCGATCGACGGCGAGACTTAGTAAAATATTCAGCTCCAGCAAAAGGATTATGTTTGTTAAGAGTAGGTTATCAGGATTTTCCGATACCAGAATCAATATGGTTTAATACTCAACCTATTTTTACTTTTAGTTAA
- the rplQ gene encoding 50S ribosomal protein L17, whose protein sequence is MRHRCKVPLLGLPADQRKALLRALTTQLLREGEITTTKARAKAVRTTADKMITLAKDGSLASRRKALGYVYDKDLVNDIFAKAQERYGSRNGGYTRVVRTKSRRGDNAEMAIIQLV, encoded by the coding sequence ATGCGTCACCGTTGTAAAGTGCCTTTATTAGGCTTACCAGCAGACCAAAGAAAAGCCCTTCTCCGTGCTTTAACTACTCAGTTATTGAGAGAAGGTGAAATTACCACGACTAAAGCTCGTGCCAAAGCAGTGCGTACTACTGCTGATAAAATGATTACTTTAGCTAAGGATGGTTCTTTAGCTTCCCGACGGAAGGCTTTAGGTTATGTCTATGACAAAGATTTAGTCAATGACATTTTTGCTAAAGCTCAAGAACGTTATGGCTCTCGTAATGGTGGTTATACCAGAGTTGTACGTACGAAAAGCCGTCGGGGTGATAACGCTGAAATGGCGATCATTCAATTAGTCTAA
- a CDS encoding DNA-directed RNA polymerase subunit alpha, giving the protein MAVFKIDCLVHKTQKNHGQYGKFVLEPLGRGQGITLGNSLRRVMLSNLEGAAVTAVRIAGVNHEFAVVEGVREDVLEIMLNMKGITFKSYTHTPQIGRLVAVGPCTVTASKFDLPSEIEVVEPSQYICTLGKGAKLEMEFKVEKGIGYRAILKGKDENSSLDFLQIDSVFMPVTKVNFSVEEIRHEGELCDRLILEIWTNGSIKPEEALSEASAILVDLFTPLMDVTSISGQPEEMEEPEDPSSQIPIEELNLSVRAYNCLKRAQINTVADLLEYSQDDLLEIKNFGQKSAEEVIEALQQRLGITLAEGKMKDSPAGDLIQSADPVATP; this is encoded by the coding sequence GTGGCTGTGTTTAAAATAGATTGCTTAGTACATAAAACTCAAAAAAATCATGGACAATATGGCAAATTTGTACTAGAACCTTTGGGAAGAGGGCAAGGTATAACTTTGGGTAATTCCTTGAGACGAGTAATGTTGTCCAACTTAGAAGGGGCCGCCGTTACCGCCGTCAGAATCGCAGGGGTAAATCATGAATTTGCGGTGGTGGAAGGGGTAAGAGAAGATGTTTTAGAAATCATGCTCAACATGAAAGGGATTACCTTTAAAAGCTATACTCATACACCTCAAATTGGTCGTTTAGTAGCTGTAGGTCCCTGTACTGTTACTGCGTCTAAATTTGATTTACCATCAGAAATAGAAGTAGTCGAACCGAGTCAGTATATTTGTACCTTGGGTAAAGGTGCAAAATTGGAGATGGAATTTAAAGTTGAGAAAGGTATTGGTTATCGAGCCATTCTAAAAGGCAAAGATGAAAATAGTTCTCTCGATTTTTTGCAGATTGATTCTGTGTTTATGCCGGTGACGAAGGTTAACTTCTCCGTAGAAGAAATTCGTCATGAAGGTGAATTGTGCGATCGACTTATTTTAGAAATATGGACGAATGGAAGCATTAAACCTGAAGAAGCTCTTTCAGAAGCATCGGCAATTTTGGTAGATTTATTTACCCCATTAATGGACGTTACCAGTATTTCGGGACAACCAGAAGAAATGGAAGAACCAGAAGATCCTTCAAGTCAAATCCCCATCGAAGAATTAAATCTCTCAGTTCGTGCCTACAACTGTTTGAAACGAGCACAAATCAATACGGTAGCTGATTTATTAGAATATTCTCAAGATGACCTCTTAGAAATCAAGAATTTCGGTCAAAAATCTGCGGAAGAAGTGATCGAAGCCTTGCAGCAGCGTTTAGGAATTACTTTAGCAGAGGGGAAAATGAAAGATTCTCCCGCTGGTGATTTAATTCAAAGTGCTGATCCCGTCGCAACTCCTTAA
- the rpsK gene encoding 30S ribosomal protein S11, which yields MARPTKRGTPKKQKKNIPSGVAHIKSTFNNTIVTITDTMGNVISWATAGSSGFKGAKKGTPFAAQTAADSAARTAMDNGMRQVDVMVSGPGAGRETAIRALQGAGLEITLIRDITPIPHNGCRPPKRRRV from the coding sequence ATGGCAAGACCCACAAAAAGGGGAACACCGAAAAAACAAAAGAAAAACATTCCCAGTGGCGTTGCTCATATTAAATCCACATTCAACAATACGATCGTAACTATTACGGATACGATGGGAAACGTGATTTCATGGGCAACAGCAGGTTCTAGTGGTTTTAAAGGAGCAAAAAAAGGTACACCCTTTGCAGCTCAAACGGCGGCAGACAGCGCAGCTAGAACCGCAATGGATAATGGAATGAGACAAGTGGATGTGATGGTTAGTGGACCGGGGGCAGGTAGAGAAACTGCCATCCGTGCTTTACAAGGAGCAGGATTAGAAATTACATTAATTCGAGATATTACCCCCATTCCTCACAATGGCTGTCGCCCCCCTAAAAGACGCAGAGTCTAA
- the rpsM gene encoding 30S ribosomal protein S13, with protein MARISGIDLPRDKRVEIGLTYLYGIGLTSSQKILAATGVNPDTRVRDLSDEDVTKLRAYIDENFQIEGDLRRLEAMNIKRLGDIGTYRGRRHRQGLPLRGQRTRTNARTRRGRRVAIAGKKKAPKK; from the coding sequence ATGGCAAGGATTTCTGGTATTGACTTACCTCGTGACAAACGAGTCGAAATAGGACTTACCTACTTGTATGGCATCGGTTTAACCTCATCTCAAAAAATTCTGGCAGCGACAGGGGTAAACCCAGACACCAGAGTTAGAGATTTGAGTGATGAAGATGTCACAAAACTAAGAGCCTACATCGATGAGAACTTTCAAATCGAGGGAGATTTACGTCGCTTAGAAGCGATGAATATTAAGCGTTTAGGGGACATTGGCACTTACAGAGGTCGTCGTCACCGTCAAGGATTGCCCTTGAGAGGACAAAGAACTCGTACTAATGCTAGAACTCGCCGTGGTCGCAGAGTGGCGATCGCAGGGAAGAAAAAAGCTCCTAAGAAATAG
- the rpmJ gene encoding 50S ribosomal protein L36 produces MKVRASVKKICDKCRVIRRKGRVMVICSNPKHKQRQG; encoded by the coding sequence ATGAAAGTAAGAGCATCAGTCAAAAAAATTTGCGACAAGTGTCGTGTTATCCGCCGTAAAGGACGGGTGATGGTGATCTGTTCCAACCCCAAACATAAACAACGTCAGGGATAA
- the infA gene encoding translation initiation factor IF-1, which translates to MSKKDLIEMEGTVTESLPNAMFRVDLDNGFNVLAHIAGKIRRNYIKILPGDRVKVELTPYDLSKGRITYRLKGKKG; encoded by the coding sequence ATGTCGAAAAAAGATCTGATTGAAATGGAAGGAACTGTAACTGAATCCCTCCCTAACGCAATGTTTCGAGTTGATTTAGATAACGGTTTTAACGTATTAGCCCATATTGCTGGAAAAATTAGACGTAATTATATCAAAATTCTACCGGGCGATCGAGTCAAAGTAGAATTAACCCCTTACGATTTAAGTAAAGGAAGAATAACTTACCGATTAAAAGGCAAAAAAGGCTAA
- a CDS encoding adenylate kinase → MTKLIFLGAPGAGKGTQAQILAENLGIPHISTGEILRNSIADGTPLGIKAKGYVDNGDLVPDELILDLIKERLGQEDAQKGWILDGFPRNVPQADFLTNLLQELHQICTGVINFDVPDDVLLKRLLARGRKDDNEEVITHRLEVYRQQTAPLIDYYEKHQLLKNVNGDRELSQISQELETIVKS, encoded by the coding sequence ATGACAAAACTTATATTTTTAGGCGCACCGGGTGCTGGAAAAGGCACTCAAGCGCAAATTTTAGCGGAAAACTTGGGCATCCCCCATATTTCCACGGGGGAAATTCTCCGAAATTCGATCGCTGATGGAACTCCTTTAGGAATCAAAGCCAAAGGTTATGTGGATAACGGTGATTTAGTCCCCGATGAGTTAATTTTAGACCTAATCAAAGAAAGACTAGGACAAGAAGACGCTCAAAAAGGATGGATTTTAGATGGATTTCCTCGCAACGTTCCTCAAGCGGATTTTTTAACCAATCTTCTTCAGGAATTACATCAGATTTGTACTGGTGTCATTAACTTTGATGTCCCCGATGATGTATTATTAAAACGTCTCTTAGCTAGAGGTAGAAAAGACGATAACGAGGAGGTAATCACCCACCGCTTAGAAGTTTATCGTCAACAAACCGCTCCTTTAATTGACTATTATGAAAAACATCAATTACTGAAAAATGTTAATGGCGATCGAGAACTTTCCCAAATCAGTCAGGAATTAGAAACCATAGTAAAATCCTAA